GTGAAATTGCAGGCATGTTTGATGAAACAATAAAAATAGAGACAGACGCATATGTAAATGTTCGTACCATGATTTGGTGCCATCCGGGCCAATCATTTCTAAGTTTACTATTAGAAAGCTCGAGAATGACGAGATTGCTTGGAGAGAAATTGATCGCCTCAAAGTCTGCAGGACAACGATCCCAAGATAGCCATCTCAGTTTtctgaaaacattttataatcGCCAGTGAACTTTGCCCCTTCGACATGAAGAAACCTTAGCTTTGGCAGAGCAGCAAACTCTTGACTTCTCAGCGTCTGTACCCTAGGGAGTTGTAACCTAAGCAATTCGACATTTCTCGTTCGCTGGTAATCAACCTAACAAAGATACCAAGCATCAGTGAACTTTAACGTCAAACAAGAGAAACTCGTGCAAGGGCAGTGAAGTATTACTAAGACCAAAATTCTGTTATACCAAGTAAATTGCAGTTTTAATTGGACcgaaaaaaaattgcagttttaattgtatttataaCCTTACCGGTTCACGAAGTATGCAAAGGCATTCCTCAGATTCCCACAACCTGCTTCGGTTTCCTGCATTCAGATGATTCTCCTTTcgaacaatttcccttccaaaaGCTACAAGCTGCTCATGCATCGAGAATCTGTCATGGTTTATCTTCAACAGAGACATATCAGTGAGTGCAGGAAGTCCGCTTTCAGGGAAAAAACCACAATCTTTCCACATATATTCTGGTAATCTTCTCTCATGACCGTTGAAAAAGCAAGCAATGTCTAAGTAAATTTGCCGCTGCTCAAAGCTGATTGCCTCATAACTTATACTTAGCACCTCCTCTTGGACTCTCTCATGAGGTGATCTCCTTAAACGTTCCAATGTTGCTACCCATGTCCTGACCCTTGTGGTACGGAGGAAAGAACCTAAAACTTCAAGAGCCAAAGGATTTCCCCCAGTGGTGGCCACTATCTCCCTCGAAAGATTTTCGCGATCATCCGGAGGTAGGGTTTCTCCGAAGGCATGCTTACTGAAAAGTTGAAGAGCATGGCCAAAATTCAAGCCTCTCATCTCATAGAGACAACCCTTAAATGGGAGATCCTGTCGTGCCGTTGCTTCCACTGGCAGAAGACTCACATCTCTGGTTGTCATAAGAATCCAGCTTCCTAAACCGAACCAGTGAGGGATTTTCGCCAGTGCCCTGAGCTGGACATTATCCACATCGTCCAGAAGAATGAGGACCTTTTTTCCACGTAATCTAGAGTTTATCATGTTGAGGCCGTCATTGACATTGTGGAGGTCTGTGGTGCTCTTCAAGATATCCGATAATAGCTGTTTCTGCAACTTTACGATGTCACCAGTTTGTGATCTTTCTCGAATGTTTGAAAGGAAGCTGCAAGCATCATACTTATGAGCTATCTTATGAACAACTGCCTTGGCAAGAGTTGCCTTGCCGATGCCTACTATCCCACGCACAACAATATCGCACATCCAGGGAACAACAGTCCAACCACTGCACCACGTCTTTGATTAGATCGTCAATTCCAACTAAATGATCGGGAAGAACCTTTTGTCCCTTCTTCAGCTTAATAGAAAGCTCTCGAACAAGAATTTTAGCAAGGTTTCCTAGCCTGCCATACATTACAATAAATCATCATCTtagaagaaaagaggagcaaCTATATCAGCAATATACGAGCATGTCTAGGAATCCTCCAGAACACACTTTCAATCCTTCTATGGCTGCAAACACTCATAaacataatctctctctctccactacTTATTCTCGAGGGAAAAGAATTTAAGATAAACCATTTAATTGAAGGTCTCACAATTCATTAATCATCTCCCAAGTGAATTTGTTTCGTTGATAATTGGCAAAGTGGATCATGTTGGCTTGATAGATATGAGATCTATCAAAATAAGTCATAAACCAATTTCTTAAACCGTTGGATTGTTATATGAGTTAGTGATTTAGAATGGTAAGGCCTAAAATAATAAGGGTGCTCTTGCGCTTGCTTATTCTGTGTTCTCACCTTGGCTATGATTTTActagattaaaaaaacaaaaaaaaacattttaacaatttaggCAAGGACAGATATGGATCACTAAATTTAATATTGTATggaaattgatggattaaatgGATCAATTTGGATCATACTATCTTTAATCCGACTTGACTCCCCTATTTAACAGGTATAAAATGGCAACATAAGCTGCGACTAGCTCAAAGTTCATTTATGACGTAGCACATTCGTCCAAAACATCCCAGAATCTTTAAAATGCAAATACCAAACCTTCCGACATCATTACCATTTACCATGCTATGGAACCTTAAATTGCCAATTAAAATTACCCTTCTAAGCATATTTCGGATTGCAATCTATAGATGTGTATATATGTTTGGGGGGGGTGGGGattgagggggagagagagagagagagagttaaaaaAAGATATAAGGGTGTAATGGCcattaaattttcttcttttacttacCCCATGTTTCTTGCGTCCCATCCTTTAAAACCTGCGGCCTCCGTTAGAGCCTCCCCCCACTCTCGCACCCTTTCCTCGCCGTATAACCCCCCGTGCCAAAGCAGTTCCTCGCCGTACGAACCGCTTTTGTGCCTGACGTCCGAAGGACTCACGCCGTAGAATACGGGCACGATTTCGTGTCCCGCGGATTCTCTCTGGCGCTTCACCATGCGTGCGAGCTCCTGAAGGCACCACGGACTGGACGCGTAGTCTTTCGAGAAGATGGGCATGTGGATCCTTGACCCGTCGATTGCGCGCTCGAGCTCTGGTCCAATTTTCCTGCCTACGGGAAGCTCTTCTTTGTCTCTGAACACTCTAATTCTGGCTTCAACTAAGCTTTCGTAGATGACATCCGCTATTGTGTAGCGACAGTCGGGCCCTCGgaagctcaagaacacatcgAACCTGTAGCTCAATGTTGGCGCGACGTGCGTGGAAATCTTGACGATTCGTGTCTGTGCTCCCCGTCGATCAGACGACATTGcgaacgaggaagaagaagaagaagaagaagaagaagaagaagaagaagaagaagagacgaaacaggaaaggaagaagagccGGTAAACGATTGTGACGAGGACCGAGAGGAAGcagagatcgagaggaagaggagaggaaggggctCGTGAGGGTCGTGCGgcggggaggaggaagaggaggagggcgCTGGCTAGGGTTTTTCATAAGGAAGctcaaaagattgaaaaatgGGGAGTCTGATGGcgccatttttcattttggagaGAGGGGGAGTGACAGCCTGGTGAGGGAGGGAAAGGAAAGTGAAGTAAACTTGGGGTGGGGAAATAGACTTGGGAAAGAAGGAAGTGGGGGTTGGGGGTGGACCCCTCGAggggaactttttttttttttaatcgaaaaaataaataaatgagattaaaaaataatttcgaaaaaaataaaaagtattaaattttaaatgataataaattttggtcatggtagaaaaattatggatttatttaaataagttgattctaatGTCTTGATAGTCATTaatttcattaataatttttattaaagttaaaaacatgtttcCAAACATAAATACGCAATTacgcattaattatgaatatgtttttcaaatttccaatgaattaatttataatattactggtgtaaattcattatagactctttttttaattatttattcatttatgaatttgaattaaattaattaaaaataaaaatatttgtttaatatacaacgtgtcgaaattctccattttgaaaaatgacgtaTCAATGTGTCGTGTCACATGTCGATCGATCTTACTTAGAAAAGAACCACAATTTaattctcaataaaatggcACAAACAAATGAATTGTCACACAATTTAAAAAGTATCTCCTAATAAATTCCTAATACTAGTAGCAGTTAAATTGTCAGTGGCGAGTGAATATCTTAATTTACAGTTTGGGCAATAAATGAAATCCTCATCAGAACTATTATGTATTATCAGAGAAATAAGAAcattttatctattttagtAATTTCTGCAGTTTCATAAACTCTCCATTCTGCACGTGTCACTTGTTTGTTTGCCCGGCAAATTCACCGTGCACGTTGTCGCCTGTCAAATTATTGGCGAATTATCAACGGCCGTTGATTGAAATGGTAAGGGAAGCACATCGGTCGTGAACACACCCGGGACCCTCTAGACTGACTCTGTTCTTGATTTCTCTATAAGCAAGAACGGGAACACATGTTGTGTAAATTAAAGAAATCGATATATGAACTTAAATAATCTTCCCGACAATgataccataacttcatttgAATTTAAAGAAAACACTGTCGATCGATGTACATATATGAAGGTCAATGagagcaagtttatttttctagttctttatattgatgatattttgcttgttattaatgatcttggtttgttatataaaattaagaagtttctctctaagaattttgaaatgaaggatatgaaaAATGCAACGTATATGATAGGAATAAAAATATTCCTTGATAGATCACAATGATTGTTAGAGTTTTTTCAAaaagcctacattgagaaaattttagggATTCGATATAAATAAATGTCAAGTAGAAGTAGTTCCAATTTagaaatgtgataaatttaaccTTATGCAATATTCGAAAAGTGAATTAGAATGAGAACAAACAAAAAGtattccttatgca
The sequence above is drawn from the Eucalyptus grandis isolate ANBG69807.140 chromosome 11, ASM1654582v1, whole genome shotgun sequence genome and encodes:
- the LOC120286240 gene encoding disease resistance protein RUN1-like isoform X3; translation: MCDIVVRGIVGIGKATLAKAVVHKIAHKYDACSFLSNIRERSQTGDIVKLQKQLLSDILKSTTDLHNVNDGLNMINSRLRGKKVLILLDDVDNVQLRALAKIPHWFGLGSWILMTTRDVSLLPVEATARQDLPFKGCLYEMRGLNFGHALQLFSKHAFGETLPPDDRENLSREIVATTGGNPLALEVLGSFLRTTRVRTWVATLERLRRSPHERVQEEVLSISYEAISFEQRQIYLDIACFFNGHERRLPEYMWKDCGFFPESGLPALTDMSLLKINHDRFSMHEQLVAFGREIVRKENHLNAGNRSRLWESEECLCILREPVDYQRTRNVELLRLQLPRVQTLRSQEFAALPKLRL
- the LOC120286240 gene encoding disease resistance protein RUN1-like isoform X2, producing the protein MCDIVVRGIVGIGKATLAKAVVHKIAHKYDACSFLSNIRERSQTGDIVKLQKQLLSDILKSTTDLHNVNDGLNMINSRLRGKKVLILLDDVDNVQLRALAKIPHWFGLGSWILMTTRDVSLLPVEATARQDLPFKGCLYEMRGLNFGHALQLFSKHAFGETLPPDDRENLSREIVATTGGNPLALEVLGSFLRTTRVRTWVATLERLRRSPHERVQEEVLSISYEAISFEQRQIYLDIACFFNGHERRLPEYMWKDCGFFPESGLPALTDMSLLKINHDRFSMHEQLVAFGREIVRKENHLNAGNRSRLWESEECLCILREPVDYQRTRNVELLRLQLPRVQTLRSQEFAALPKLRFLHVEGAKFTGDYKMFSEN
- the LOC104426690 gene encoding disease resistance protein RUN1-like encodes the protein MSSDRRGAQTRIVKISTHVAPTLSYRFDVFLSFRGPDCRYTIADVIYESLVEARIRVFRDKEELPVGRKIGPELERAIDGSRIHMPIFSKDYASSPWCLQELARMVKRQRESAGHEIVPVFYGVSPSDVRHKSGSYGEELLWHGGLYGEERVREWGEALTEAAGFKGWDARNMG